The genome window TCGCCGGCCGCGATGGAGCAGTACCAGGCCAACAACGTCCAGGCGCAGGGGGACAGCTTCTCCTACCCCGAGTACGCCAAGGCGCATCCGACCGGCACCGGGCCGTTCAAGTTCAACGGCTACGACCAGGGCAACCAGACCATCAAGCTGGCCCGCAACGACCAGTACTGGGGCGAGAAGGCCAAGATCGGCGAGCTGATCTTCCGGATCATCCCCGACGAGACCTCGCGCAAGCAGGAGCTGGAAGCAGGCAGCATCGACGGCTACGACTTCCCCAACGCAGCCGACCTGCAGGCACTGCGCGACGCCGGGCACAACGTGCTGGTGCGCGACCCGTTCAACGTCATGTACCTGGGCTTCACCCAGAAGAACAACCCGGCGCTGAACGACCTGCGGGTGCGCCAGGCCATCGCCTACGCGCTGGACCGCGACAACCTGGTCAAGGCCAACATGCCCGAGGGCGCCGAGGTCGCCACCCAGTTCTACCCGGACACCGTCGAGGGCTACGCCCCGGACGTGCAGAAGTACCCGCACGACCCGGAGAAGGCCAAGCAGCTTCTTGCGGAGGCCGGACAGCAGAACCTGACGGTCAACTTCTACTGGCCGACCGAGGTCACCCGGCCCTACATGCCGGACCCCCAGGGCATCTACAACGCGCTGGCCGAGGACCTGCGCGCCGTGGGCATCACGGTGAACCCGGTCAGCAAGCCGTGGAACGGCGGCTACATCGACGACGTCGACAACGCCCGCGCCGACATCTTCATGCTCGGCTGGACCGGTGACTACAACACGCCGGACAACTACATCGGCACGTTCTTCGGCACGCCCACGAACCGCTTCTACACCGCGGGCGCACCGTGGGGCGCGCAGCTCGCCGCCGAGCTGCGCGCCGCCGACGGCGAGCCCGACGAGGGCAAGCGGCAGGCGATGTACCAGCAGATCAACCGCAAGCTGCTGGCCGAGTACCTGCCCGCGGTCCCGTTGTCGCACTCGCCGCCCGCGCTCGTGCTCAACGAGCGGGTGAAGGGCCTGGTCCCCTCGCCGCTGACGGACGAAGAGTTCGCGACGGTGAGCCTCTCCGAGTGACGTGACGGCGTTGCGCCGATCCGGCCACGGTCGTGGCGCTGCCGGTTGTGACCGGCAGCGCCATCGGCCTGGACGGGGGCGCAGCGCCCACGTCGCGCACGGACCGACTTTGGGGGACTGAAGTGCTCCGCTATACGGTTCGACGGCTGGCGCAGCTCGTGCTGGTCGTCGCTGTGCTGTCCGTCCTGCTGTTCGCCTGGCTGCGGGCGCTGCCCGGCGGCCCGGTGTCGGCGCTGCTGGGCGACCGGGCAACGCCCGAGTCCCGCGCGCGGCTCGAGGCGCAGCTCGGCCTGGACCAGCCCATCTTCGTGCAGTACTGGAAGTTCCTGGAGCGCGCCGTCACCGGCGACTTCGGGACCTCCACCGGCGTCCAGCGCGGTGCGCCCGCGCTGGAGGTGTTCCTGGTGCGCTTCCCGGCGACGCTGGAGCTGTCGATCCTGGCGCTGCTGCTGGCGGTCGCGGTCGGCATCCCGCTGGGCTACCTGGCGGCCCGCCGCCGGGGGAGCTGGCTGGACAACCTGAGCATCACGTGGTCGCTGGTGGGCGTCGCGGTTCCGGTGTTCTTCCTGGCGTTCCTGCTCAAGTTCGTCTTCGCCGTCGAGCTCGGCCTCCTGCCCGCCTCGGGCCGCCAGGACACCGGTATGGACGCGACGCGGGTGACCGGCTTCTACATCCTCGACGGGTTGCTCACCCGGGAGTGGGACGCGGCGTGGAACGCCTTCGTGCACCTGATCCTGCCCGCGATCGCGCTGTCGACCATCCCGTTCGCGGTGATCTTCCGGATCACCCGGGCCGCGGTGCTCGACGTGATGGACGACGACTACGTGCGCACCGCGCGGGCGAAGGGCCTGAGCGCGATGGTGATCAGGACCAGGCACATCCTGCACAACGCGATGCTGCCGGTGGTCACCACGATCGGCCTGCAGACCGGCGCGCTGCTGGCGGGCGCGGTGCTGACCGAGCGGGTGTTCAACATCCCCGGCATCGGGCAGGCGGTCGCGGTCGGCTTCCAGCGCAAGGACTTCCCCGTGCTGCAGGTCGTGATCCTGTCCGCGGCGATGGTGTACGTGCTGGTCAACCTGATCGTCGACCTCTCGTACGCGATGATCGACCCGCGGCTGCGGACGCGGTGAGGGGGCGGACGTGGTGCTGAACACGCGCAGGGCGCGAATCGACGAGCTCGCCGAGAGCACGGCCGACTCCGGGGTGAGCCTCGCCGCGTCGGCTTGGCGGCGGCTGCGGCGCAGCCCGGTCTTCCTGGTCGGTGCGGCGATCATCGGCATCTTCGTGGTGCTGGCCATCACCGCGCCGTGGCTGGCGCCGCACGACCCCGCGCTGCGGATCCTGGAGCACCAGGTTTCCCGCGCGACGAACACGATCCCGCCGCCGCAGGACGGGTTCCCGCTCGGCGGCGACCAGTACGGCCGCGACCTGTTCTCCCGGCTGCTGCTCGGTTCGCAGCAGACGCTGCTGGTCGCGGTGCTGGCCACGGTGATCGGCCTCGGCGGCGGCCTGGTCCTGGGAGTCACGGCGGGCGCGTTCGGCGGCTGGATCGACTCGGTGGTCATGCGGGTCGTCGACGTGATGCTGTCGGTGCCGTCGCTGCTGCTGGCCGTCTCGATCGGGGCGCTGTTCGCCAGCCAGACGCAGTTCACCGTGATCCTGGCGGTGGCCATCGTGCAGGTGCCGATCTTCGGACGGCTGCTGCGCGGCACGATGCTCGCGCAGCGCGCGAGCGACCACGTGCTGGCCGCGCGGGCGCTGGGCGTGCGGGAGACCGCGATCGTGTTCCGGCACATGCTGCCCAACGCGCTGGGCCCGGTCGTCGTGCAGGCCACGCTGGTGCTGGCGGTCGCGATCATCGACGCCGCCGCGCTGTCGTTCCTCGGCCTCGGTGCCGCCGACGACTCGATCCCGGAGTGGGGCCAGATGCTCGGCGGCGCGCAGACCGTCATCGACTCGCACCCGCAGCTCGCGTTCTGGCCCGCCGGCTGCATCATCCTGGTCGCGCTGGGCTTCACCCTGGTCGGTGAGTCGCTGCGGGACGCGCTGGACCCGAAGAGACGACGCTGAGGACCTCGAGGACGAACATGGCGCTGCTGGAAGTCCGCGACCTCTCGGTGGTCTTCGCCCGCAGGGGCGAGCCGCCGGTGACCGCCGTGGACGGGATCTCCTTCGACGTCGAACCCGGGCGCACCGTCGGCCTGGTCGGCGAGTCCGGGTGCGGCAAGTCGGTCACCTCGCTCGCGATCATGGGACTGCTGCCGCCGATCGGCGCCGAGGTCTCGGGCTCGATCACCTTCGACGGCACCGAGCTGCTCGGCCTGTCCCGCCAGGAGCTGGACAAGCGGCGCGGCCGGGACCTGAGCATGGTGTTCCAGGACCCGCTGACCTCGCTGAACCCGGTGGTCTCCATCGGCGTGCAGGTGGCCGAGGTCATCGAGCGGCACCGCGGTCTGCCCCGCAAGAAGGCCATGCCGGAGGCCGAGGAGCTGCTGGCCAAGGTCGGCATCCCGGATCCGCGCCGGAGGCTGCGGGAGTACCCGCACCAGCTCTCCGGCGGCATGCGGCAGCGGGCGCTGATCGCTATGGCGCTGGCGTGCCGGCCGCGGCTGCTGATCGCCGACGAGCCGACCACCGCGCTGGACGTCACCATCCAGGCGCAGATCCTGAACCTGCTGACCAAGCTGGTGGCCGAGACCGACACCGCGCTGATCATGATCACCCACGACCTGGGGGTGGTCGCCGGGCTCTGCGACGAGGTGAACGTGCTCTACGCGGGCCGGGTCGTGGAGCGGGCGGCCCGCCACGAGCTGTTCGCCCGGCCCCGCCACCCGTACACGGCGGGCCTGCTGTCGTCGATCCCCCGGCTCGACGCGACCCGGGGGCAGCAGCTCACCCCGATCAAGGGCTCGATCAGCGACAACATCCCGTGGGACGCGGGTTGCGCGTTCTGCCCCCGCTGCCCGAACGCCCTGGACGTCTGCCAGCAGCAGACCCCGGAGGTCAGCGTGGACGTCGGGGCGCGGTTGCTGCGCTGCCACAACCCGGTGCGGGACACGTCTTCGATGGAGGTGTCGTGAGCAACGCTTGTTCTACTGCTCGCGGGACCGACCGGGTGCGGGTGTCCCGCAAGACGCAGGAGGTGTCGTGAGGGGCTTTTCCGCGAGCAGGGCGACCACGACGACCCCGGGGGAGAGGGCATGACCGAGCAGCTCCTGGTGGAGGTCGACGACCTCGCCGTGCACTTCCCGATCAAGCGCGGGGTGGTGCTCGACCGCACGGTCGGCTACGTCTACGCCGTCGACGGGGTGTCGCTGCGCGTCCGCAAGGGCGAGACCTACGGCCTGGTCGGCGAGTCGGGCTGCGGCAAGTCGACGCTCGGGCGCGCGTTGCTGCGCCTGGAGAAGCCGACCGGCGGCCGGGTGGTCTTCGACGGCACCGACCTGTCGGCGATGAAGGGCGAACCACTGCGCCGGATGCGGCGTCGCATGCAGATGGTGTTCCAGGACCCGCTGGCCTCGCTCGACCCGCGGCAGTCGGTGGAGTCGCTGCTGGTCGAGGGGATGCGCGCGCACGGGCTGGACAAGGGCCGGGAGTCCACCGCCAAGCGCCTGCGCGAGCTGCTCAGCGCGGTGGGGCTGCCGTCGACGTCGCTGCGCAAGTACCCGCACGAGTTCTCCGGCGGGCAGCGCCAGCGCATCGGCATCGCCCGCGCGCTGACCGTCGGACCCGACCTGCTGGTCGCCGACGAGCCGGTGTCCGCGCTCGACGTCTCGGTGCAGGCGCAGGTGCTCAACCTGCTGGAGGACCTGCAGGACGAGTTCGGCCTGACCTACCTGGTGATCGCGCACGACCTCGCCGTCGTCCGCCACATCGCGGACCGGATCGGGGTGATGTACCTGGGCGGGATCGTGGAGGAGTCGGAGTCCGACGACCTCTACACCGAGCCCCTGCACCCCTACACGCGTGCGCTGCTGTCGGCGGTCCCGGTGCCGGACCCGGTGGTGGAGGACCAGCGGGAGCAGATCCTGCTCTCCGGCGACCTGCCCTCGCCTGCCGCGCCGCCGCCGGGGTGCCGCTTCCACACCCGCTGCCCGTGGAAGCAGGAGACGCGCTGCGACACCGAGCGTCCGATGCTGCGCGAGATCTCGCCGGGGCACCGGGTGGCCTGCCACTACGCCGAGGAGATCCGCAGCGGCGCGATCGCCAAGCACGACGTGGCGGCCGAGGCCGTAGCCCCGGACGACTTCGGCGGCATCGCCGTCGGCTCCACCTCGCCGGCCTCCACCACCGAGGCGCTGGGCTGAGGAGTGCTTTCCTGAGTGGCGTTGTTCAGGTGGTCACCGACCGCGCCGCGCCGCGAACCCGGTGCGTCTGCGCTCAGGGGTTTGCGGCGGTCCGGCTCGATCGACACGATGGGATCATGGGTTTCAAGCTGCGCAAGAGCTTCCGGATCGGCCCGCTGGTGTTTCACGTCACCCAGCGCGGCCTGTCGTCGTGGGGTCTGAAGGTGGGCCGCTGGTCCTGGAACGCCAAGACCCGCAAGCACACCTTCGACACGCCGGGACCGGGCTACTGGCAGTCGAAGTAGCGGCGAGCGGGCGGCTTCGCGCGCCGCCCGCGCATCGCTCACCTCGCCGGGGTGAGCACCGGTCCCGGTTCCGGGAGCTCGACGGGCCTGCCGCGCCGGATGCTGCCGAGCAGCACCCCGCCCACCACGACGGCACCCGCGACCAGCTCGAACGGGTCGGGCCGCTCGTTCAGCACCAGCCAGGCCGACGTGAACCCGACGACCGGCACCAGCAGGGTGAACGGCGCGACGGAGCTGGCCGGGTTGCGGCCCATGAGCGCCGTCCACACCCCCGAGCCGATCACCGTCGCGAAGACGATGATGTAGGCCAGCCCGCACAGCGCGTAGAGGCCGGCCTGCGTGGTGAACGACGTCCCGACCGCCTGCCAGCCCACCACCGGGCCCTCGACGAACGCCGACAGCGCGAACATCGGCAGCGGCGGCACGATCGACATCCACAGCGCCAGGTGCAGCGGGTTCTCCGGGTTCGCCTTGCGGTTGCACAGGTTGCCGAAAGCCCAGCTCAGCGCGCCGAGCAGGGTCAGCACGACCGGCAGCAGCGCGGCGTCCTGCGCCCGGTTCCAGCCGATCGCGACCATGCCGAGCACCGCGATCGCGATTCCCAGCCCCTGCAACCAGTTCAGCCGTTCGCGCAGCAGCAGCGCGCCGAGGATCACGGTGAACGGTGCCGAAGCCTGCAGCACCAGCGACGCCAGCCCGGTCGGCATCCCGACCTTCATCGCGACGAACAGGAACGCGAACTGCAGGGTCCCGAAGCCGAGGCCGTATCCGACCAGCCACCGCCACCGCACCTTCGGCCGCGGCACGAACAGGACCGTGGGCACGGCGATCAGCGCGAAGCGCAGGCCGCCGAAGAACAGCGGCGGGAAGTGCTGAAGGCCGAAGTCGATAGCGATGAAGTTGACGCCCCACAGCAGGACGACGAACAGGGCCAACAACCGGTCTCTGGCAGTCACGCACTCGATGGTGAGTGCCGCTCACTATGAAGCACAAGCGATATAATTTGCAGTATCCCTGTAGTATTCCTTCATGGACGTTCGGAGGCTGAGACTGCTGCGCGAACTCGCCGACCGGGGCACCGTCACCGCGGTCGCGAAGGCGCTGGCCTACACGCCGTCGGCGGTGTCGCAGCAGCTCCGCGCGTTGCAGGCCGAGGTCGGCGTCACCCTCACCGAACCGGCCGGGCGGGGTCTGCGGCTCACCGACGCGGGCCGGGCGCTGGCGGTCCGGGCCGACGAGGTGCTCGCGGTGCTCGACCGCGCCGAGGCCGAGCTGAACACCTACCGCTCCACGCCGCGCGGGACCGTGCGCGTGGCCCTGTTCCCCTCCGGCGCGCTGCTGTTGCTGCCCGGACTGCTGCGGCGGATGTCGGCGATCCGCGAGGTCTCGCTGGAGTGCCGCGACGTCGACATGACCCCGCCGGAGGTGCAG of Saccharopolyspora erythraea contains these proteins:
- a CDS encoding DUF4236 domain-containing protein; this translates as MGFKLRKSFRIGPLVFHVTQRGLSSWGLKVGRWSWNAKTRKHTFDTPGPGYWQSK
- a CDS encoding EamA family transporter is translated as MTARDRLLALFVVLLWGVNFIAIDFGLQHFPPLFFGGLRFALIAVPTVLFVPRPKVRWRWLVGYGLGFGTLQFAFLFVAMKVGMPTGLASLVLQASAPFTVILGALLLRERLNWLQGLGIAIAVLGMVAIGWNRAQDAALLPVVLTLLGALSWAFGNLCNRKANPENPLHLALWMSIVPPLPMFALSAFVEGPVVGWQAVGTSFTTQAGLYALCGLAYIIVFATVIGSGVWTALMGRNPASSVAPFTLLVPVVGFTSAWLVLNERPDPFELVAGAVVVGGVLLGSIRRGRPVELPEPGPVLTPAR
- a CDS encoding ABC transporter permease, translated to MLRYTVRRLAQLVLVVAVLSVLLFAWLRALPGGPVSALLGDRATPESRARLEAQLGLDQPIFVQYWKFLERAVTGDFGTSTGVQRGAPALEVFLVRFPATLELSILALLLAVAVGIPLGYLAARRRGSWLDNLSITWSLVGVAVPVFFLAFLLKFVFAVELGLLPASGRQDTGMDATRVTGFYILDGLLTREWDAAWNAFVHLILPAIALSTIPFAVIFRITRAAVLDVMDDDYVRTARAKGLSAMVIRTRHILHNAMLPVVTTIGLQTGALLAGAVLTERVFNIPGIGQAVAVGFQRKDFPVLQVVILSAAMVYVLVNLIVDLSYAMIDPRLRTR
- a CDS encoding ABC transporter substrate-binding protein, which encodes MSKAPSTPHRTLRRRVATAGIACTMAVTLAACATSQRGENAGGEGGTLTFGAAGAPDLFDPFYASDGETFRVTRQIMEGLVGFKPGTAEVEPELAKSWESTPDGKTWTFKLNEGVKFHDGTDFNAEAVCKNFERWYHQTGAGQNQALSYYWIENFGGFADGQTPSLYSSCESPDPATAVVHLTRATSKFPDLLGLPSFSMQSPAAMEQYQANNVQAQGDSFSYPEYAKAHPTGTGPFKFNGYDQGNQTIKLARNDQYWGEKAKIGELIFRIIPDETSRKQELEAGSIDGYDFPNAADLQALRDAGHNVLVRDPFNVMYLGFTQKNNPALNDLRVRQAIAYALDRDNLVKANMPEGAEVATQFYPDTVEGYAPDVQKYPHDPEKAKQLLAEAGQQNLTVNFYWPTEVTRPYMPDPQGIYNALAEDLRAVGITVNPVSKPWNGGYIDDVDNARADIFMLGWTGDYNTPDNYIGTFFGTPTNRFYTAGAPWGAQLAAELRAADGEPDEGKRQAMYQQINRKLLAEYLPAVPLSHSPPALVLNERVKGLVPSPLTDEEFATVSLSE
- a CDS encoding ABC transporter permease — encoded protein: MVLNTRRARIDELAESTADSGVSLAASAWRRLRRSPVFLVGAAIIGIFVVLAITAPWLAPHDPALRILEHQVSRATNTIPPPQDGFPLGGDQYGRDLFSRLLLGSQQTLLVAVLATVIGLGGGLVLGVTAGAFGGWIDSVVMRVVDVMLSVPSLLLAVSIGALFASQTQFTVILAVAIVQVPIFGRLLRGTMLAQRASDHVLAARALGVRETAIVFRHMLPNALGPVVVQATLVLAVAIIDAAALSFLGLGAADDSIPEWGQMLGGAQTVIDSHPQLAFWPAGCIILVALGFTLVGESLRDALDPKRRR
- a CDS encoding ABC transporter ATP-binding protein, encoding MALLEVRDLSVVFARRGEPPVTAVDGISFDVEPGRTVGLVGESGCGKSVTSLAIMGLLPPIGAEVSGSITFDGTELLGLSRQELDKRRGRDLSMVFQDPLTSLNPVVSIGVQVAEVIERHRGLPRKKAMPEAEELLAKVGIPDPRRRLREYPHQLSGGMRQRALIAMALACRPRLLIADEPTTALDVTIQAQILNLLTKLVAETDTALIMITHDLGVVAGLCDEVNVLYAGRVVERAARHELFARPRHPYTAGLLSSIPRLDATRGQQLTPIKGSISDNIPWDAGCAFCPRCPNALDVCQQQTPEVSVDVGARLLRCHNPVRDTSSMEVS
- a CDS encoding ABC transporter ATP-binding protein is translated as MTEQLLVEVDDLAVHFPIKRGVVLDRTVGYVYAVDGVSLRVRKGETYGLVGESGCGKSTLGRALLRLEKPTGGRVVFDGTDLSAMKGEPLRRMRRRMQMVFQDPLASLDPRQSVESLLVEGMRAHGLDKGRESTAKRLRELLSAVGLPSTSLRKYPHEFSGGQRQRIGIARALTVGPDLLVADEPVSALDVSVQAQVLNLLEDLQDEFGLTYLVIAHDLAVVRHIADRIGVMYLGGIVEESESDDLYTEPLHPYTRALLSAVPVPDPVVEDQREQILLSGDLPSPAAPPPGCRFHTRCPWKQETRCDTERPMLREISPGHRVACHYAEEIRSGAIAKHDVAAEAVAPDDFGGIAVGSTSPASTTEALG